The genomic interval CCCACTATTCCCACATTGGAAAAGATTGCCAAAGTACTGGAAGTAGATATTGCCGAACTGTTTAAAAAGCCCGGCAAAGAAGATGAAATAAATATGTCTATTCTTGAAAAGGTAAGGATGATTGATACCCTGGATAAGGATGAGAGGGACTGCCTGCTTAAAATGATTGATATTGCCATTGCCAAAAAGAGAATGAAGGATAACCTGGCTTCTATGATGGCTCAATGATTTTTAAGAAAATAATAAGTTAGCAGAAAAACCAACTTGTTATTTTCTTCGCATTAAACTGTTCCTTTTGCAATTTTGGTAAGATAACCAATTGTTAAGATCAATATAATTAATACAATTGCACCGATTATTTTATTAGTTACAGAATCTACAAAATGTGTAGATATATCTTGGTCAGAAGTACCGTAGAAAATTTCACTAATCTTTCTTTTTTTTCTACTAAACAACCATCTAACTGCAGCTCCAATATAAGCAAAAACTATTCCTGCAAACCCCATAATTAATTCCCTGATTCATCTTTACTATCAGCACTTGTTTCAACTAAATTATTGGATACTAAATGATTTAGCTATATAATCATATACTTTCTCGAGAGACTCAAATTGATTTGCGAGACTCGTACAACCTATTAAATGGACTTTATTAGGGGAATTTACAAAATACATTGTTGATATTACAGAATTTCCATTAACAAGA from Bacteroidota bacterium carries:
- a CDS encoding helix-turn-helix transcriptional regulator, coding for MNIPANIKRLRKLKNLSQKEVAAAIKVGQGQYSVIESGKITPTIPTLEKIAKVLEVDIAELFKKPGKEDEINMSILEKVRMIDTLDKDERDCLLKMIDIAIAKKRMKDNLASMMAQ